The Chroicocephalus ridibundus chromosome 27, bChrRid1.1, whole genome shotgun sequence genome has a segment encoding these proteins:
- the LOC134507763 gene encoding olfactory receptor 14J1-like yields MSNGSSITQFLLLPFADTRELQLLHFWLFLGIYLAALLANGLIITTIACDHRLHTPMYFFLLNLSVLDLGSLSTTVPKSMANSLWDTGAISYTGCASQVFFFFFCAVAEFYLLTVMSYDRYVAICKPLHYGTLLGSRACVHMAAAAWGGGFLTALLHTANTFSLPLCQGNAVDQFFCEVPQILKLSCSDAYLREFGLIVVSALFSFGCFVFIVLSYVQIFRTVLRIPSEQGRHKAFSTCLPHLAVVSLFLSAAMFASLKPSSISSPSLELVVAVLYSVVPPAVNPLIYSMRNQELKDALRKLMTR; encoded by the coding sequence atgtccaatggcagctccatcacccagttcctcctcctgccattcgcagacacacgggagctgcagctcttgcacttctggctcttcctgggcatctacctggctgccctcctggccaacggcctcatcatcaccaccatcgcctgcgaccaccgcctccacacccccatgtacttcttcctcctcaacctctctgttcttgacctgggctccctgtccaccactgttcccaaatccatggccaattccctttGGGACACTGGAGCcatctcctacacaggatgtgcttcacaggtattttttttctttttctgtgctgtagcagagttttatcttctcactgtcatgtcctatgaccgctacgttgccatctgcaaacccctgcactacgggaccctcctgggcagcagagcttgtgtccacatggcagcagctgcctggggcggtgggtttctcactgctctgctgcacacggccaatacgtTTTCACTGCCCCtttgccagggcaatgctgtggaccagttcttctgtgaagtcccccaaatcctcaagctctcctgctcagatgccTACCTCAGGGAATTTGGGCTTATTGTGGTTAGTGCCTTGTTctcttttggttgttttgttttcattgtgctgtcctacgtgcagatcttcaggaccgtgctgaggatcccctctgagcagggacggcacaaagccttttccacatgcctccctcacctggccgtggtctccctctttctcAGCGCTGCCATGTTTGCCTCCCTGAAgccttcctccatctcctccccatctctggaactggtggtggcagtgctgtactcggtggtgcctccagcagtgaaccccctcatctacagcatgaggaaccaggagctcaaggatgcatTGCGGAAAttgatgaccagatga